The Verrucomicrobiia bacterium genomic interval GGCTTCGTTCGGCCGCGCAGCCACCTCGATGATCCGCCGGCAGATCTGGCGGTGCCAGTCGAGGCGTCCGAGTTCGGACAGCCGGCTTCGGAGGTGTTCCGTGAGCGGATTCAGGTGGCGGACGTCGTTCAGTGCGTAGTGCACCATTTTCTCGGTCAACGGACGCCGGCCCCAGTTGGCCTTCTGCGACCCCTTCTCGAGGGTCAGTCCCAAATACTTGGACAGCACGTCATTGAGGCCGAACCGCGACTCGCCGAGGAGCCGGGCGGCCCACATGGTGTCGAACACGGAAGTGGGCTGAAAATGATGCCCGGTGAACATCAAGTGCAGGTCGTAGTCGGCGGCATGGAGAATCAGTTCGTGCCGGTCGAACGCCTCCCAGAGCGGCTCGAGGTGCAGGTCGGCCAGCGGGTCCACCAGCTGTTCCTCACCGGGGATCGCCACCTGGAGCAGGCAAAGCTTTTCCGGGTACGCGTGAAGGCTGTCAGCCTCCGTGTCCACCGCCACCCATGGGGCGGCATGCACCCGGGCGGCAAAGTCCTGCAATTCAGCAGCCGTGGCGATCACTGCGGGCGAGCATCCGCAATCGGGCCGCAGTCGCCAAGGGGTGAAGTGAGGGATGCCCCGGGCCAGCCAAAGGGTGGTGTCAACGCCAGCGGACCGGGGTCTTGGGCAACGCCCAAGACCGGCGTTGGTCGCAGAACGGGGCCGGTCCGCCTCACGTCAGGATCGGTCGCACCAGTTCGCCGTGAACGTCGGTGAGGCGGAAGTCACGGCCCTCGAAGCGGTGGGTGAAGCGGGTGTGCTCGATGCCCAGCAGATGGAGGAGGGTGGCGTTCAGGTCATGAACGCTCACCGGGTCGTCGGTGATGTTGTACCCGAAGTCGTCGGTCTGTCCGAGTACGAAGCCGGGTCGGATCCCGCCGCCCGCGAGCCAGATGGAGAAGCACCGGGGATGGTGGTCGCGTCCGAAGCTCGTCTTGGTGATCTCCCCCTGGGAGTAGGCGGTCCGGCCGAATTCTCCGGCCCAGATGACCAGGGTGTCGTCAAGCAGGCCCCGCAACTTCAGGTCCCGGATCAGGGCGGCACTGCCGCGGTCGGTGGCGGCGGTCTGCTTCTGGATGCCCTCGGGAAGTCCGCCGTGGTGATCCCAGTCGCGGTGGCACAACTGGATGAACCGGACCCCGCGCTCCGCCAGGCGGCGGGCAAGAAGACAGTTGTTGGCGAACGACGGCTTGCCGGGGGTTGCCCCGTACAAGTCCAGGATGGACTGGGGCTCCTGCGCAATGTCCATCAGCTCCGGAACACTCGCCTGCATGCGGAACGCGAGCTCGTAGTTGTCAATGTGCGTGGCAATGTCCGGATCGCCCAGGGCACCCAGTTGCCGCCGGTTGAATTCCTGCATGGTGTCGAGGAGTTCGCGGCGCGCCGGGGTGGAGATGCCCGGGGGGTTGGAAACGTAGAGGACCGGGTCCCCCTGGCTGCGCAACTGCACCCCCTGGAAGTTTCCGGGCAGAAAACCGTTGCCCCAGTACCGGGCTTGAAGGGCCTGACCCCCGCTGCCGCTGGTGAGCACCACGAAGGTGGGAAGGTTCTCGTTCTCATTCCCCAGCCCGTACGCCACCCAGGCCCCGAGGGTGGGGCGCCCGGGCTGCTGGTGTCCGGTCGTGAAATACGTGACCGCCGGATCATGGTTGATCGGGTCGGTGAACATGGAGCGGATCAGGGTGATCTCGTCAGAAATGCTGCCGGTGTGCGGCAGGAGGCTGCTCAGTTCCATGCCGCAACGGCCGTACCGTTGGAATTCATGGGAGGATCCGACGCAGCGCAGGACGGCCTGGCCGGCGGTCATGCCGGTGATGCGCTGTCCCTGACGGACGCTCGGGGGCAGTTCCTGACCGGTCATCTCCCGCAGCCGCGGCTTGGGATCGAAGAGATCCAGATGGGACGGCGCGCCGGACTGGAACAGGTAGATGACCCGCCGCGCCCGTGGCGCGAAGTGCACCCCGGGAAGGGCCCCACGTCCGGTGGATGCGGCCCGGGACGACGGGAGCAGGGTCGGATCCACCAGGGTCGCCAGGGCCAGGCTGCCCAAACCGGTCGTGCTCCGGGACAGAAAGGCCCGGCGGGAATGAAGGCGGTGAAGCGTGTCGGGCCGGTTCATGAAGAGGAAGGTTCCTTCGGCATGGGTGGGGGCCTCGGAGGCCCTACTTGGTGATGGTCTCGTTCAGATTGAGCAGGACGTTCGCCACGGTCGTCAGGGCCGCCAGTTCGGGGACTGGCGCCCCTTCCGGCATGGGTGCCTCTCCCGTCTTCAACAGGGCGTTGGCGGCGTCGGGATCCTCACGAAAGCGGGCCAGCTGCCGCTCGTAGGTGTTCTGGAGCAGCTCCAGTTCGCCGGGCGCCGGCGTCCGCCCCAGGGTGTGGCGAAACGCCCGGAGCAGGCGTTGCCCGGAATCGCCGGGCTCCTCGTCCAGCACCCGCTGGGCCAGGCCGCGGGCCGCCTCGACGAAACCGGGATCGTTCATGAGCACCAGCGACTGCAGGGGGGTCTGGGTGCGCTGACGGGCAAACGTGCACACCTCGCGATTCGGCGCATCGAAGGTGGCCATCGGCGGGTAGTGGGCGGACCGCCTCCAGAACACGTACAGCCCGCGCCGGTACAGCAGGTCGCCATGGTCCTGGACGAACACCGAATCCGTGCCGTCCCACAGGCCGTCCGGCTGGTAGGGCTTCACGCTCGGTCCTCCAATGCGCGGATTCAGCAGACCGCCAATCGCCAGCGCGTTGTCCCGGATGAACTCGGCGTCGAGCCGCAGGCGCGGTCCGCGGGACAGCAGCCGGTTGTAGGGATCCTGCTCCAGCTTTGCAGGGGACACCGCCGCCGACTGCCGGTAGGTGGCGGACGTCACGATCCGCCGGAGCAGGGCCTTCACATCCCAGGCGCCGACGCGGGTTGGCGGGCCACCGGCGGGCGCCGCGACCGGATCGCCATCGCGAAACTGCACGGCCATCCAGTCGAGCAGTTCGGGGTGGCTGGGCCATTCGCCCTGGGAACCGAAGTCGTTGACGGTCTGGACGAGGCCGGTGCCGAAGAAGATTGCCCAGAAGCGGTTGACCGTGACGCGCGCGGTGAGCGGATGTTCCGGGGCCACCAGCCAGCGCGCAAGGGCGAGCCGGTTGGTCGGGCCCTCGGAAAGGGGCGGGAGGAACGCCGGGGTGCCGGGCGACACGCGTTCGCCCGGGCTTCGAAAGTCCCCGCGGGTCAACACAAAGGTCGGGCGCGGCGGGTCCATCTCCTCCATGACGAGGGTCGTGGGGATCTGCGACAGCAACCGCTCCTTGGCCTGACGCGCACGGGCGAGTGACGCCTCGGATCTGAGGAAGTCCACCGCGTGGGTTTCCCGGTAGTACCGTGCGAGGTCGTTCCGCTCTTCGTCGCTGCGCTGGCCCCGGGAGCGCCGGACGACCGGGAGAAAATCCGACAGAATCTGGCCCTGAATCTCCGCTTCCGACACGTCCCGTCGGGCGAAGCGCAGGTCGTCCACGTGCCCTGTGAAGTGCGCCTCCCCATTGCGGGAGCCGAGCCGCAGGGGCGCCGTGGTGGCGAAGGAATCCTTGAGGTGATCCTTCCGGACCTCGAGGTCCCGGCGACGCCCATTGACATGGATGCGCAGGCCCCCGGCCGCTCCCGAACCGTCGTAGCTCACCCAGACGTGGTGCCACTGGTTGGGCGCGAGGGGGTCGCGCGCCCGCACCTGGATGGCGTTGTCCGGCCAGGCATGGATCAGGTGCACCTCGGGCCGTCCGTCGCTGATGAGCAAATCGAAGCCGCGAAATCCAGGTCCCGGCTCCTGGCGGCTGAGGATGGCCCCGTTGCCCGAGAACTTCACCCAGCCCCCAAAGCCCGCCGGGGTGTCCCGGTCGAATCCGAAGGCGTCTCCTAGGTCCACGTGACTGCGGCCGTCGAGCTTGAGGGCGCGGCCGATCCGCCCCTCGACGAATTCCGGTCCGGAGTCCACCCGGAACACCCCGGTGCCCGATGCCGGGGTCTGGGGGCCGGCCTCCGGACCGCTATCCGACGTCCCCTCAATGTCCTCCGTCTCCTGGAACCTCAGGTCGCCATCCAGCGGCAGGTGGCGGATGCGCGTGAGGGGCACGGCCCCGGCGGGCGGACGTTCCACCATCTCGCGCTCCCATTTTTCCTGGGTCTCGCCCAGCTCGTTGGTGCGGTCCTGCAGTGTCTTCTCCGCATCCCGCAGCGTGAATTCGGCCTCGACCAGCTGCAGTGCCTGTTCGGTTGTGGGTACGGGGAGCCGGGGCGGGGGATTGTCGGTGCGGATCCGATCCAGTCCCTTTTCCGGCACGTTGTGGAAGAAGGCGTACAACTGGTAGAACTCCCGGGTGCTCATGGGGTCGTACTTGTGATCGTGGCACTCGGTGCACCCCACGGTCATGCCCAGCCAGACCGCACCCAGCGTATTGACGCGGTCCACGACGTACTTGTTGAGATACTCGTCGGGATCCGCGCCGCCCTCGTCATTGGTCATGTTGTTCCTCACGAACCCGGTCGCGACGCGCTGGGACCGCGTGGCGTTGGGCAGGAGATCGCCGGCAAGCTGTTCCACGGTGAACTGGTCGTAGGGCCGATTGTCATTGAAGGACTGGATCACCCAGTCGCGCCACAGCCACATGAAGCGCACGCCGTCAAAGTGATAGCCGCTGGTGTCGGCAAACCGCGCGAGGTCCATCCAATGGGCCGCCATCCGCTCGCCGTACTGTGGCATTTCAAGCAGCCGGTCCACCGCGCGTTCGTAGGCCTCGGGTCCCTGGTCGGCAAGAAAACGGTCCACCGCCTCGATGGACGGCGGCAGCCCGGTCAGGTCAAGGGTCGCCCGCCGCAGCAACGTCACGCGGTCCGCCTCGGGGTTGGGGGAGAGGCCCGCCGCCTCAAGCCGGGACAGCACGAAGAAATCCAGTTCGTTGCGTGGCCATCGGACGTCGGTCACCGGCGGGAGTGCCGGCCGCCGGGGCGGGAGGAACGCCCAATGGTCCTGCCACGGGGCGCCCTCGGCCACCCACTGCTCGATCAGCGCACGCTGGGATTCGGAAAGCGGCTTGCCCGTCTCCGGAGGCGGCATGATCTCGTCGGGATCCGCCGACCGGATCCGGACCACCACCGGGCTGTGTCCGGGCTCCCCGGGGACGATGGCCGGGTGCCCTGACTTGAGCGCGCGAAAGGCGTCTTCACGGCGGTCGAGGCGCAGTCCGGCCTTCCGCTTCGGTTCGTCGGGCCCGTGGCACGCATAGCAGCGGTCGGACAGGAGCGGACGGATGTCTCGGTTGTAGTCCACGGCGGCGGCCGTGGCACTCAAGCCAAGCAAACCGGCGACCATGGGGAGCATGGAAAGCCGGAGACTCCGAACCGCGGTGGAGCGGCGGGGACGCATGACGGGAAGGTACCCCGCATGGTCTGCCGAGACAATCGCCGTCAGATCCTGTCCCTGCGATTCACCCGTCCGTTCGTATAGCTCCCGACCAGTTTTGGCCGGTCTGGCGTGTTCAGGACGCCGGTCGTGACGACGGGCTCCGAGAACGCACGGATGCATCCGGTGAAACTCCTGGCCCAGCCCCGCGGATCGCCATGGCGGGCGCGATCCTCGCAGGAGGGGACCCGGCACTCGCGGGCCCCCGCCTTGACGACGCGGAATGCCGTGGCCTCTCCGTTCTGTCCGGTCGGCGGCAACAACTCCGGGTCTTCATTGCCTTTCGGCTCTCAGTCCTCTTCGGACATTACCCCTGCACGGGGCGGCCGCGGTGGGTGGCTGGTCTTCATTGCCTTTCGGCTCTCAGTCCTCTTCGGACGGTGTATTGGACCCGGTGAAGGAGCCATGAGGCTCCTAATGTCTTCATTGCCTTTCGGCTCTCAGTCCTCTTCGGACCCGTGTGTCGCGGACAATCCGCTGACGATGCGCCGGGGTCTTCATTGCCTTTCGGCTCTCAGTCCTCTTCGGACCGTGGCGTCCCATTCAGGCTCCCGTTGGGGGCGGAGGTGTCTTCATTGCCTTTCGGCTCTCAGTCCTCTTCGGACCCGACCGCAACGGGCGGACGCTTCGAGGCATTCCGCCATCGTCTTCATTGCCTTTCGGCTCTCAGTCCTCTTCGGACAATGAGCCTCCCGTCCTACATTGGCGTTCCGACCGCAACGTCTTCATTGCCTTTCGGCTCTCAGTCCTCTTCGGACGAGAACCGGCTTACACCATGAAGTCAAAAACCAAAAAAGTCTTCATTGCCTTTCGGCTCTCAGTCCTCTTCGGACGCAGGAGGTGGCGGCGTGAGCGCGATCGTTGACATGGCGTCTTCATTGCCTTTCGGCTCTCAGTCCTCTTCGGACCGGACAAGCTGTTCGACGCTTTGTCGGCGCTGATGCCAGTCTTCATTGCCTTTCGGCTCTCAGTCCTCTTCGGACGGACTCCGTGACCCGGACCATCGGGTTCGGAACCAACGTCTTCATTGCCTTTCGGCTCTCAGTCCTCTTCGGACAGTTCGCCGTCGTCGAGTGGCATCGAGCCGTGGGGCGAGTCTTCATTGCCTTTCGGCTCTCAGTCCTCTTCGGACCCGACATTGTTCGGCAGGCCCTTGAGGATTACGTGGCCGGTCTTCATTGCCTTTCGGCTCTCAGTCCTCTTCGGACCTCGCGGCGTATGCCCGTATCGTGCCGCTTCTGTCCAAGGTCTTCATTGCCTTTCGGCTCTCAGTCCTCTTCGGACAGGCCGAACTCGTGCAGACCATCGTCGCGAGCACCCCGTCTTCATTGCCTTTCGGCTCTCAGTCCTCTTCGGACTGAGTGGGGACGTGCGGTAGGCGCCTACGTGGCGCCTGGTCTTCATTGCCTTTCGGCTCTCAGTCCTCTTCGGACCGTGGCGGACTCCGTGACCAGGTCCGTTGGTTTCGCGAGTCTTCATTGCCTTTCGGCTCTCAGTCCTCTTCGGACAACAAGGGAGGGGCGAAGACCCCTCCGCCCGCGAAAGCGGTCTTCATTGCCTTTCGGCTCTCAGTCCTCTTCGGACTTACGGTTGTGGGCGTGAACTCCCGCAACGTTACCCTAGTCTTCATTGCCTTTCGGCTCTCAGTCCTCTTCGGACGGCCTTGCTGGGAGGGTGAAGTTCCTTCGGGAACCCGCGGTCTTCATTGCCTTTCGGCTCTCAGTCCTCTTCGGACCTGTGTGCGTTGGACGGAATGGCTGGCGCTTGGTGCGCGTCTTCATTGCCTTTCGGCTCTCAGTCCTCTTCGGACCTGCTCGTGTCAGTCCGCAACGCGGCTGGGGCTACGACGGTCTTCATTGCCTTTCGGCTCTCAGTCCTCTTCGGACAGTCCCCGGCGCGGATCAACCAACCCTATCTGTCGCGACGTCTTCATTGCCTTTCGGCTCTCAGTCCTCTTCGGACTGGAGTTTCTCTCTCCGGACGAGGTGTCCGGTATGTCCTGTCTTCATTGCCTTTCGGCTCTCAGTCCTCTTCGGACAAGGTCTCGTCGTTGCCGTCCGTGTGGATGCGGGCGGGAGTCTTCATTGCCTTTCGGCTCTCAGTCCTCTTCGGACATGATCAACCGGTTTGAACTGTGAC includes:
- a CDS encoding HRDC domain-containing protein; this translates as MIATAAELQDFAARVHAAPWVAVDTEADSLHAYPEKLCLLQVAIPGEEQLVDPLADLHLEPLWEAFDRHELILHAADYDLHLMFTGHHFQPTSVFDTMWAARLLGESRFGLNDVLSKYLGLTLEKGSQKANWGRRPLTEKMVHYALNDVRHLNPLTEHLRSRLSELGRLDWHRQICRRIIEVAARPNEADPDEVWRIKGHDKLSETGLAVLRALWHWRERDALRTGRPPFFILKHEALSQIAEQAATGGIKAVRLPAYLTPRRRQGVVAAIREGLAVPPGERPQHHRIATRRMTRRELDYSDELRDLRDRRAKELELDPTIIAAKGTLLALARTDSTEWERLLPWQLEILQPGRRTP
- a CDS encoding DUF1553 domain-containing protein yields the protein MRPRRSTAVRSLRLSMLPMVAGLLGLSATAAAVDYNRDIRPLLSDRCYACHGPDEPKRKAGLRLDRREDAFRALKSGHPAIVPGEPGHSPVVVRIRSADPDEIMPPPETGKPLSESQRALIEQWVAEGAPWQDHWAFLPPRRPALPPVTDVRWPRNELDFFVLSRLEAAGLSPNPEADRVTLLRRATLDLTGLPPSIEAVDRFLADQGPEAYERAVDRLLEMPQYGERMAAHWMDLARFADTSGYHFDGVRFMWLWRDWVIQSFNDNRPYDQFTVEQLAGDLLPNATRSQRVATGFVRNNMTNDEGGADPDEYLNKYVVDRVNTLGAVWLGMTVGCTECHDHKYDPMSTREFYQLYAFFHNVPEKGLDRIRTDNPPPRLPVPTTEQALQLVEAEFTLRDAEKTLQDRTNELGETQEKWEREMVERPPAGAVPLTRIRHLPLDGDLRFQETEDIEGTSDSGPEAGPQTPASGTGVFRVDSGPEFVEGRIGRALKLDGRSHVDLGDAFGFDRDTPAGFGGWVKFSGNGAILSRQEPGPGFRGFDLLISDGRPEVHLIHAWPDNAIQVRARDPLAPNQWHHVWVSYDGSGAAGGLRIHVNGRRRDLEVRKDHLKDSFATTAPLRLGSRNGEAHFTGHVDDLRFARRDVSEAEIQGQILSDFLPVVRRSRGQRSDEERNDLARYYRETHAVDFLRSEASLARARQAKERLLSQIPTTLVMEEMDPPRPTFVLTRGDFRSPGERVSPGTPAFLPPLSEGPTNRLALARWLVAPEHPLTARVTVNRFWAIFFGTGLVQTVNDFGSQGEWPSHPELLDWMAVQFRDGDPVAAPAGGPPTRVGAWDVKALLRRIVTSATYRQSAAVSPAKLEQDPYNRLLSRGPRLRLDAEFIRDNALAIGGLLNPRIGGPSVKPYQPDGLWDGTDSVFVQDHGDLLYRRGLYVFWRRSAHYPPMATFDAPNREVCTFARQRTQTPLQSLVLMNDPGFVEAARGLAQRVLDEEPGDSGQRLLRAFRHTLGRTPAPGELELLQNTYERQLARFREDPDAANALLKTGEAPMPEGAPVPELAALTTVANVLLNLNETITK
- a CDS encoding DUF1501 domain-containing protein, producing MNRPDTLHRLHSRRAFLSRSTTGLGSLALATLVDPTLLPSSRAASTGRGALPGVHFAPRARRVIYLFQSGAPSHLDLFDPKPRLREMTGQELPPSVRQGQRITGMTAGQAVLRCVGSSHEFQRYGRCGMELSSLLPHTGSISDEITLIRSMFTDPINHDPAVTYFTTGHQQPGRPTLGAWVAYGLGNENENLPTFVVLTSGSGGQALQARYWGNGFLPGNFQGVQLRSQGDPVLYVSNPPGISTPARRELLDTMQEFNRRQLGALGDPDIATHIDNYELAFRMQASVPELMDIAQEPQSILDLYGATPGKPSFANNCLLARRLAERGVRFIQLCHRDWDHHGGLPEGIQKQTAATDRGSAALIRDLKLRGLLDDTLVIWAGEFGRTAYSQGEITKTSFGRDHHPRCFSIWLAGGGIRPGFVLGQTDDFGYNITDDPVSVHDLNATLLHLLGIEHTRFTHRFEGRDFRLTDVHGELVRPILT